From a single Sporosarcina oncorhynchi genomic region:
- a CDS encoding copper resistance CopC family protein, whose amino-acid sequence MKRVIYATLLVLLLFSSTASAHTSLTNSSPADGDVITEEIHEIVLEFNTKIESTSTLKVFNEMNEEVVSHTEVNDHVMTSGFMEPVDNGTYTVEWKIIGADGHPIQDTYSFMVSREDKNLAELENDEEIPFAPNENLEEKIVQPIEAPSKIASNDVLVVILVILFTLAGGFIGWFIGRRQK is encoded by the coding sequence GTGAAGAGAGTTATTTATGCAACGCTGCTTGTACTATTGCTATTTTCATCTACCGCCTCTGCGCATACGAGTCTAACTAACTCGTCACCTGCGGATGGCGATGTGATTACGGAAGAGATTCATGAGATTGTATTGGAATTTAATACAAAAATTGAATCGACAAGCACATTGAAAGTTTTTAACGAGATGAATGAAGAGGTTGTCAGTCATACAGAAGTAAATGATCATGTGATGACGAGTGGTTTCATGGAACCTGTTGATAATGGTACATATACGGTGGAGTGGAAGATCATCGGTGCGGATGGACATCCGATTCAAGACACTTATTCATTTATGGTCAGTCGAGAAGATAAAAACCTCGCAGAATTGGAGAATGATGAAGAAATACCTTTTGCACCGAATGAAAACTTGGAAGAAAAAATCGTGCAACCAATTGAGGCTCCTTCAAAAATAGCTTCAAATGATGTTTTGGTTGTAATACTTGTTATTTTATTCACGTTGGCCGGTGGTTTTATTGGCTGGTTTATAGGAAGAAGGCAAAAATAA
- a CDS encoding ArsR/SmtB family transcription factor, which translates to MIQTDLDLKVKFLRAIGDKTRVQILDFIKDEEKTVSQIVEGIDGNQSNISQHLACLRGCGIIVGRQEGKYVYYGLRNQEIKELLSTFDNVLSQIENDVACCKNHIS; encoded by the coding sequence ATGATACAGACAGATTTAGACCTTAAAGTGAAGTTTCTACGTGCAATTGGAGACAAAACAAGGGTTCAAATATTGGATTTTATCAAAGACGAGGAAAAGACTGTTTCACAAATTGTGGAAGGTATTGATGGAAATCAGTCAAATATATCACAACATCTCGCATGTCTCAGAGGCTGTGGAATCATCGTAGGCAGGCAAGAGGGAAAATACGTCTACTACGGCTTGAGAAATCAAGAAATTAAAGAGCTGTTAAGCACATTTGACAATGTACTGAGTCAGATTGAAAATGACGTCGCTTGTTGTAAAAACCATATTAGTTAA
- a CDS encoding heavy metal translocating P-type ATPase, whose amino-acid sequence MAKSCCSTTEPQNPVKQTSCCSSTQVLQHETEQSEKTECCSSDATKSEAEDDCCSLTPVMANENTEKSSCCSSSVTTSNPVTISTDDCSREEFRVYGMDCPACAATIEKSLTSKENINEVHVNYSTGKMTVTSTEELEFESIQKQMKRLGFEVEPIKTNNNVKNYIIEGMDCGSCALTIENHLNTLPSVQHVQVNFSTGKMKIEHDNSPEEIVKEVSKAGFKASLITANRQSTSPTRANNQNGAVIFSGVLIALGFIGSYTGISTSLTTAMYAIAMIISGFKPVKSAYYAIRSRSLDMNVLMSAAAIGAAFLGEWLEGATVVWLFALGLNLQNRAIEKTRKSIRGLMELTPPEAWVKVGEDIIKKPVEDVSVNDVIIVKPGDRIPLDGEIIDGESSVNQAAITGESIPVDKGIGNLVYAGSINEHGSLTVNVTKLVEDTTIAKIIHLVEEAQEKKAPSEAFIDKFARIYTPVVFLLALLVMLVPPLVAFGTWEEWIYKGLMLLVIACPCALVISTPVAIVTALGNAAKHGVLIKGGTFLENAGSINAIAFDKTGTLTEGKPKVTDVVVFNDSEENLLSIARTLEEYSTHPIAKTVVQYAKEKGIQAKNGTNFRNLAGKGVQATINERTYSAGNIKLFAEIGTPMDTHLETIQRLQDEGKTIIIIGTSETILGVICVSDTIRKTTKLSIENLTKIGVKQVVMLTGDNEGTAKAIALEAGVNRHFSELLPEDKVEAIKQLQKEGYQVAMVGDGINDAPALATANLGIAMGGAGTDTAMETADIVLMADNLEQLPHTMKLSRKALRIIKQNIWFSLIVKAIALLLIFPGWLTLWIAVLSDTGAALIVILNALRLVRVKS is encoded by the coding sequence ATGGCTAAATCATGTTGTTCTACGACAGAACCTCAAAATCCAGTGAAACAAACATCGTGCTGCAGTAGCACTCAGGTACTTCAACACGAGACAGAGCAAAGTGAGAAAACAGAATGCTGCAGTAGTGATGCGACGAAATCTGAAGCGGAAGATGATTGTTGTAGCTTAACGCCAGTAATGGCGAATGAAAACACCGAAAAATCGTCTTGCTGCAGCAGTTCAGTGACTACATCAAATCCAGTTACGATAAGCACTGACGATTGTAGTAGAGAAGAGTTTCGAGTCTATGGAATGGATTGTCCCGCCTGTGCGGCAACAATTGAAAAAAGCTTAACTTCTAAAGAGAACATTAATGAAGTACATGTGAATTATAGTACAGGAAAAATGACAGTTACCTCGACTGAAGAACTTGAATTTGAGTCCATTCAAAAACAAATGAAGCGGTTAGGCTTTGAAGTCGAGCCGATAAAAACAAATAATAACGTGAAGAATTACATCATTGAAGGTATGGATTGTGGATCTTGTGCTTTAACAATTGAAAATCACTTGAATACACTCCCCTCTGTCCAGCATGTACAGGTCAATTTTTCAACCGGTAAAATGAAAATAGAACATGATAATAGTCCAGAAGAAATTGTGAAAGAAGTTTCAAAAGCTGGATTTAAAGCGTCTCTCATTACCGCCAATAGACAGAGCACATCCCCCACCCGTGCGAACAATCAAAATGGAGCCGTCATTTTTTCAGGTGTATTAATTGCGTTAGGCTTCATCGGCTCTTATACGGGGATTTCTACTTCCCTTACAACAGCAATGTATGCAATCGCAATGATCATAAGCGGATTTAAACCTGTAAAAAGTGCCTATTATGCCATTAGAAGCCGTTCCTTGGACATGAATGTCCTCATGTCAGCAGCGGCAATCGGGGCTGCATTTTTAGGAGAATGGTTGGAAGGAGCAACTGTTGTCTGGCTGTTCGCATTAGGCCTTAACTTGCAAAACCGGGCAATCGAAAAAACGCGCAAATCGATTCGAGGTCTAATGGAGTTAACTCCTCCGGAAGCGTGGGTTAAAGTTGGAGAAGACATCATCAAAAAGCCTGTCGAAGATGTATCCGTCAATGACGTGATTATCGTGAAGCCTGGAGATAGAATCCCGTTAGATGGAGAAATCATAGACGGCGAGTCCAGTGTCAATCAAGCGGCTATAACAGGAGAATCCATTCCAGTCGATAAAGGAATTGGCAATCTCGTTTACGCAGGCTCCATCAATGAACATGGCTCACTTACTGTCAACGTTACAAAGCTAGTTGAAGATACGACGATTGCTAAAATTATTCATTTAGTTGAAGAAGCCCAAGAAAAAAAGGCGCCTTCTGAAGCGTTCATCGATAAGTTCGCTCGAATTTATACACCCGTTGTATTTCTCCTTGCCCTATTGGTAATGCTTGTTCCCCCATTAGTTGCTTTTGGCACTTGGGAGGAATGGATCTATAAAGGATTAATGCTGTTAGTCATTGCTTGTCCTTGTGCGCTTGTTATATCCACTCCAGTAGCGATTGTAACGGCGCTAGGAAATGCAGCTAAACACGGTGTGCTCATTAAAGGTGGGACATTTTTAGAGAATGCTGGATCTATTAACGCCATTGCCTTCGACAAAACTGGAACACTTACCGAAGGAAAGCCGAAAGTTACGGATGTTGTGGTCTTTAATGATTCAGAAGAAAACCTGTTATCGATTGCTCGTACATTAGAAGAATATTCCACACACCCGATCGCAAAGACCGTCGTACAGTATGCGAAAGAAAAAGGCATTCAAGCGAAGAATGGAACAAATTTCAGAAACCTTGCTGGAAAGGGCGTTCAAGCAACCATTAATGAACGTACCTATTCCGCAGGAAATATAAAGTTATTCGCAGAAATCGGCACGCCGATGGATACACACCTAGAGACAATCCAACGTCTTCAGGACGAGGGAAAAACCATTATCATCATAGGTACAAGTGAAACTATTTTAGGGGTCATCTGTGTTTCGGACACGATTCGTAAGACAACTAAACTATCGATAGAAAACTTAACAAAAATAGGTGTTAAACAAGTCGTAATGCTAACAGGAGATAATGAAGGGACAGCGAAAGCAATCGCTCTAGAAGCTGGTGTGAACCGACACTTCTCTGAACTATTACCGGAAGATAAAGTAGAAGCGATCAAACAACTGCAAAAAGAAGGTTATCAAGTAGCAATGGTTGGCGATGGCATAAACGACGCCCCTGCACTAGCGACTGCTAACCTTGGAATCGCGATGGGCGGCGCTGGTACGGATACAGCAATGGAGACAGCAGATATTGTGTTAATGGCTGATAACCTAGAACAACTCCCCCATACAATGAAATTAAGTCGAAAAGCATTGAGAATTATTAAGCAAAATATATGGTTTTCATTAATCGTAAAAGCAATTGCATTGCTATTAATCTTCCCAGGATGGTTAACATTGTGGATTGCTGTATTAAGTGATACCGGTGCTGCGCTAATCGTTATCTTAAATGCACTTCGTCTTGTTAGAGTCAAAAGTTAG
- a CDS encoding GNAT family N-acetyltransferase: MGNITTLMVGNSPMESERILLRPVSFDDAEDMFEYTSDEETTRFLYSAHKELDQTKNFIANYFMKEPIGKYAIVIKESGKMIGAIEFRVHEYNNSGELGYTVNRHYWGNGYATEAGNLILDLAFNVLGLERVFAAYEVKNVASGKLLERLGMKCEGILRKSEMIKGVLVDSAYHSILKEEYRPGAIR, from the coding sequence ATGGGGAATATTACTACGTTGATGGTTGGGAACAGTCCGATGGAAAGCGAACGGATTCTATTGCGTCCAGTTTCGTTCGATGATGCGGAGGATATGTTTGAATATACATCAGATGAAGAAACAACTCGTTTTCTTTATTCAGCACATAAAGAGTTAGACCAGACAAAGAATTTCATAGCGAATTACTTTATGAAAGAACCTATTGGCAAATACGCAATCGTGATAAAAGAAAGCGGAAAAATGATTGGCGCGATTGAGTTCAGGGTTCATGAATATAATAATAGCGGAGAATTGGGGTACACGGTAAATCGACATTATTGGGGTAATGGCTATGCGACTGAAGCTGGGAATTTAATTCTCGACTTAGCTTTTAATGTACTTGGCTTAGAGCGTGTATTCGCGGCATATGAAGTGAAGAATGTGGCTTCTGGAAAATTACTAGAACGCTTAGGCATGAAATGTGAAGGGATTCTTCGAAAAAGTGAAATGATCAAAGGTGTTTTAGTGGATAGCGCGTATCATTCCATATTAAAAGAAGAATATAGACCTGGCGCAATAAGATAA
- a CDS encoding helix-turn-helix domain-containing protein yields the protein MLTMFEKRVFDDKAENITERIFENENESILFFKVLVNYLDMTSKNKLGLDKLSESVLENSLEMKAYFLETLKAMAEIAARADELTPVYTTGQLAKYFGVSITTINNWINEGKFIGVERIEKNIQSRISADTLWKAKTGKLYSVAQIVKEWEEEQKALGNNRYDTDEVKFLTEQLVLYEKKYGGDFEGTLGLKEELSSEEQTDAAAWSYFRRKFDGLRDDKLTGN from the coding sequence ATGTTAACGATGTTTGAAAAGAGAGTGTTTGATGATAAGGCAGAAAACATCACAGAACGTATCTTTGAGAATGAAAATGAGAGTATTTTATTCTTCAAAGTATTGGTGAACTATTTAGATATGACATCCAAGAACAAATTGGGATTGGACAAGTTATCTGAGTCTGTACTTGAAAATTCCTTGGAAATGAAAGCTTATTTTTTAGAAACATTGAAAGCTATGGCTGAAATTGCGGCACGAGCGGATGAACTAACACCCGTATATACAACTGGTCAGCTTGCCAAATATTTTGGAGTTTCAATCACGACTATCAACAATTGGATAAACGAAGGTAAATTTATTGGTGTAGAGAGAATTGAAAAGAATATACAGTCGAGAATTAGTGCAGATACCTTGTGGAAGGCAAAAACAGGAAAACTTTATTCGGTTGCTCAAATCGTGAAAGAATGGGAAGAAGAACAAAAAGCATTGGGTAACAATAGGTACGACACAGATGAAGTGAAGTTTTTAACCGAACAATTGGTGTTGTATGAGAAGAAATACGGGGGAGATTTCGAGGGGACATTGGGATTGAAAGAAGAATTGTCTTCTGAAGAACAGACCGATGCTGCTGCTTGGTCTTATTTTAGAAGAAAGTTTGATGGCTTACGTGATGATAAACTTACCGGCAACTAA
- a CDS encoding polysaccharide deacetylase family protein has translation MKGLLFKWLLVTGGFFSFHITEIVTVHANEDPSINVSRQWSKTVIQNDQEEDTPKQQPVDLRILQQRYPELFFLQGPTYQKRVALTFDDGPDPRFSNDVLDVLKQYNVPATFFVLGSKAMANPEIVKRMQNEGHVIGNHTYAHPNLVAEADLDTLEQEVTKTEDTLNGIIGYRTKLFRPPYGFLYNELVEKLRDMNYYVIGWSVDSLDWQEDPPEVIASNVLDIIHPGAIILMHDGAELDGDRTNTIKSLHQIIPTLQEQGYEFVTVPELLDIPFKK, from the coding sequence ATGAAAGGTCTACTTTTCAAGTGGTTGTTGGTCACGGGAGGTTTCTTTAGTTTTCATATAACAGAAATCGTGACTGTTCACGCGAATGAGGATCCCTCGATAAATGTATCGCGGCAATGGTCGAAAACGGTTATACAAAATGATCAGGAAGAAGATACGCCTAAACAGCAGCCCGTTGACCTAAGAATTTTACAACAACGGTATCCAGAACTATTTTTCTTACAAGGGCCAACTTATCAAAAACGAGTTGCTTTAACTTTTGATGATGGTCCTGACCCGCGTTTTTCAAATGATGTATTAGATGTATTAAAACAGTACAATGTACCAGCAACATTCTTCGTGTTAGGATCAAAAGCCATGGCGAATCCTGAAATTGTTAAGCGTATGCAAAACGAGGGGCATGTCATCGGGAACCATACGTACGCCCATCCCAACCTAGTCGCAGAAGCGGACCTCGATACCTTAGAGCAGGAAGTAACTAAAACGGAGGACACGCTTAACGGCATCATTGGGTACCGGACAAAATTATTTAGACCACCCTATGGCTTCTTGTACAATGAATTAGTCGAAAAGCTACGCGACATGAACTATTACGTGATTGGCTGGTCGGTTGATTCGTTGGATTGGCAGGAAGACCCGCCGGAAGTTATTGCTTCAAATGTGCTAGACATTATTCATCCAGGCGCGATTATTCTCATGCACGACGGAGCAGAATTGGACGGAGATCGGACCAATACAATCAAATCGCTTCACCAAATTATCCCGACACTGCAAGAGCAAGGGTACGAGTTTGTCACAGTACCGGAACTGTTGGATATCCCCTTTAAGAAATAG
- a CDS encoding YqhV family protein, whose product MVERALLLIILLRIFSGSIDITAAMLMYKFNDLEKAFYINTLLALVGPCILIITTAIALFGLTEKISLMRMVCLFVGITLIFISLKSN is encoded by the coding sequence TTGGTTGAAAGAGCATTGTTACTAATTATCTTATTGCGGATCTTTTCAGGCAGTATTGACATCACTGCAGCCATGCTAATGTACAAGTTTAATGATTTGGAAAAAGCTTTTTACATCAACACGTTACTAGCTCTTGTAGGTCCTTGTATCTTAATCATCACTACGGCAATCGCATTATTCGGTCTCACTGAAAAAATTTCTCTCATGCGAATGGTCTGCCTTTTTGTTGGAATCACGTTAATTTTTATTAGCTTGAAATCCAACTAA
- a CDS encoding FG-GAP-like repeat-containing protein encodes MQMGDVNGDGIMDTVYLYGQFDGPPGIYADNITLVIRDGRTTKSTTVHLKNNAGYNARLFLGDFNKDGVPDIMISMDTGGSGGYRIFYIYSFRNNRLRELFNSDDYDDKYEFEAHYENFYKVRVESSQLNVLFIIDIGTKGFDYLSQFYNSNGLLKNPVQGGVLGIGALFPINTTNRNNYFDLLALQRIIGPTNSDTLGYVENLLSWQDIEFISNRLTVSVFGVDSK; translated from the coding sequence ATGCAAATGGGAGATGTAAATGGGGATGGTATCATGGACACCGTTTATTTGTATGGTCAATTTGATGGACCACCAGGTATCTATGCCGATAACATTACGCTTGTGATTCGTGATGGACGGACAACTAAAAGTACAACCGTTCATCTGAAAAATAACGCCGGCTATAATGCGCGCTTGTTTCTTGGAGATTTCAACAAAGATGGTGTCCCTGACATTATGATAAGTATGGATACGGGCGGCAGTGGGGGATATCGTATTTTTTATATCTATTCCTTTAGGAATAACAGGTTACGAGAATTGTTCAACAGTGATGACTACGATGACAAATATGAATTCGAAGCACATTATGAGAATTTCTATAAAGTGCGTGTGGAAAGCTCTCAGCTTAACGTTTTATTCATCATAGACATTGGTACCAAAGGCTTTGATTATTTATCTCAGTTTTATAACAGTAATGGGCTATTAAAAAATCCAGTACAAGGCGGAGTTCTTGGTATAGGAGCCTTATTCCCAATTAATACAACAAACAGAAACAATTATTTTGATTTATTGGCCTTGCAACGTATTATTGGACCAACCAATTCAGATACATTAGGATATGTTGAAAATCTATTGTCGTGGCAAGACATCGAATTTATTTCAAATCGACTGACTGTGTCTGTATTTGGCGTGGATAGTAAGTGA
- a CDS encoding putative holin-like toxin yields the protein MVTYEAMTMMFQFGMFLVATATAIVAIIALYTKRKK from the coding sequence ATGGTGACATACGAAGCAATGACAATGATGTTCCAATTTGGAATGTTCCTCGTAGCAACGGCAACAGCCATTGTAGCGATAATTGCTCTATACACCAAAAGAAAAAAGTAA
- a CDS encoding type I restriction endonuclease subunit R, EcoR124 family: MVFTNEAEFEEALINLLLSQKGWEEVIKFPTEEDLIRNWADILFQNNRDIDRLNNVPLTNSEMQQIMEKITELRTPLNLNGFINGKSISITRDNPEDKIHLGKEVSLKIYDRLEIAGGQSRYQIAQQPYFPTKSKILNDRRGDLMLLINGMPVIHIEMKRSGVSVSQAYNQIEKYANEGIYTGLFSLVQVFVAMEPEETVYFANPGPDGKFNSDFYFHWADFNNEPLNNWKDIAGSLLSIPMAHQLIGFYTVPDSGDGVLKVMRSYQYYAANAISNKVAKTKWDGKSMLGGYIWHTTGSGKTMTSFKSAQLIANSKDADKVLFLMDRIELGTQSLDVYRGFAEVNEEVQATENTNVLITKLKSSSPADTLIVTSIQKMSRIKDDEGGLNSKDLEVMRSKRIVFIIDEAHRSTFGDMLITIKEMFPSAIFFGFTGTPIHKENQRKMNTTATVFGDELHRYSIADGIRDENVLGFDPYKVLTYRDRDLRKEVALHQAKAKSEEEAIKDQRKSKIYYKFLNSTQVPMAGYKDSLENYHKGIEDYVPKSQYELEVHRKTVVRDILDNWMTLSHASKFHAIFATSSIPEAIMYYRLLNKNEIGLKVTALFDPNIDNMGDVEFKEDGLVEIIEDYNERYGQDFSIATHAKLKKDIASRLSHKKPYVMIEREPNQQIDILIVVDQMLTGFDSKWINTLYMDKLMKYDNIIQAFSRTNRLFGPEKPFGTIRYYRYPNTMERNINEAVKIYSGDKPVELFVQKLEGNLRKLNTIFEEIKNVFETAGVENFEKLPEDFTARGKFASLFKGFNEYLEASRIQGFKWERRDYDFSHGQGKPKTSVVMKFDETDYLILALRYKELFSGGGSGGESEVPFEVEGYLTEIDTGVIDTNYMNSRFQKYLRLINQTGVTKQAIEDALNDLHTTFSTLTQEEQKYANIFMYDVQSGNIVVETGKTLKDYIIEYRAKAENDQIHKFAELLGLNEAELRKMMSLKITESNINEYNRFDNLKKTVVKERARSYFEKISGKSIKPYQVNIRIDEFLRKFLLEGGFEIETVDENLEYNTLDDKTGIRY; the protein is encoded by the coding sequence TTGGTTTTTACAAATGAAGCGGAGTTTGAGGAAGCATTAATCAACTTGTTGCTATCACAAAAAGGCTGGGAGGAAGTAATTAAATTCCCAACCGAAGAAGATTTAATAAGAAACTGGGCGGATATACTCTTTCAAAATAACCGTGATATAGATCGTTTAAATAATGTCCCATTAACTAATAGTGAAATGCAACAGATTATGGAAAAGATTACAGAGCTTCGTACTCCACTAAACCTTAATGGGTTTATCAATGGAAAATCAATTTCAATTACACGAGATAATCCTGAAGACAAGATACATCTTGGAAAAGAGGTTAGCTTGAAAATTTATGACCGTTTAGAAATTGCGGGCGGTCAAAGTCGCTACCAAATTGCACAACAGCCATATTTTCCAACGAAATCAAAAATATTAAACGATCGTCGTGGAGATTTAATGTTGCTGATTAACGGCATGCCTGTCATTCATATTGAGATGAAGCGTTCCGGTGTTTCTGTAAGTCAAGCATATAATCAAATTGAGAAATACGCGAACGAAGGAATTTATACCGGGTTATTCTCTTTAGTTCAAGTATTTGTAGCGATGGAACCAGAGGAAACTGTTTACTTTGCTAATCCAGGGCCTGACGGGAAATTTAATTCTGATTTCTATTTTCATTGGGCAGATTTCAATAATGAACCTCTGAATAATTGGAAAGATATTGCAGGTTCACTATTATCTATTCCAATGGCGCACCAATTAATAGGATTTTACACCGTTCCAGATAGTGGTGACGGAGTGTTGAAAGTTATGCGTAGCTATCAGTATTACGCTGCGAATGCGATTTCCAATAAGGTTGCAAAGACAAAATGGGATGGCAAGAGCATGCTTGGGGGCTATATTTGGCATACTACTGGATCAGGTAAAACCATGACAAGTTTCAAATCTGCACAGTTAATTGCCAACTCAAAAGATGCGGATAAGGTTCTGTTCCTAATGGATAGAATAGAACTTGGTACGCAATCTCTTGATGTTTATCGTGGTTTCGCTGAAGTGAACGAAGAAGTACAAGCCACGGAAAACACCAACGTACTCATTACCAAGCTAAAGAGTTCGAGCCCCGCAGATACGTTGATTGTGACTTCCATTCAAAAGATGTCACGTATTAAAGATGATGAAGGCGGATTAAATTCAAAAGACCTTGAAGTAATGAGGTCAAAACGTATTGTTTTCATCATAGATGAAGCGCATCGTTCAACTTTTGGAGACATGTTAATTACTATTAAAGAGATGTTTCCATCTGCTATTTTCTTTGGGTTCACTGGAACTCCAATTCATAAAGAAAATCAAAGGAAGATGAATACGACTGCAACAGTATTTGGAGACGAATTGCACCGCTACAGTATCGCTGATGGGATTCGGGACGAGAATGTACTTGGTTTTGACCCATATAAAGTTTTGACTTATAGGGATCGTGACCTGCGGAAAGAGGTAGCACTCCATCAGGCAAAAGCAAAATCTGAAGAAGAAGCAATAAAAGATCAGCGAAAATCTAAAATTTATTATAAGTTTCTTAATTCTACTCAAGTTCCAATGGCTGGGTATAAGGATTCGTTAGAAAACTATCACAAAGGTATTGAAGATTATGTACCAAAGTCACAATATGAACTTGAGGTTCACCGTAAAACAGTTGTACGGGACATCTTAGATAACTGGATGACATTGAGTCACGCGAGCAAATTTCATGCTATATTTGCGACAAGTAGCATTCCTGAAGCTATCATGTACTATAGACTATTAAATAAGAATGAAATTGGCTTGAAAGTAACCGCGCTATTTGACCCCAATATCGATAACATGGGTGATGTCGAATTTAAGGAAGACGGTTTGGTTGAAATTATTGAAGACTATAATGAACGATACGGTCAAGATTTTTCTATCGCTACGCACGCCAAATTAAAGAAAGATATTGCCTCTAGACTCTCACATAAGAAGCCATACGTCATGATTGAACGCGAGCCAAATCAACAAATTGATATTTTAATTGTTGTCGATCAGATGTTGACAGGTTTTGATTCGAAATGGATTAATACTTTATACATGGATAAATTGATGAAGTATGACAATATTATTCAGGCATTTTCACGTACAAATCGTTTGTTTGGCCCAGAGAAGCCGTTTGGTACAATTCGTTATTATAGATACCCAAATACGATGGAGCGCAATATAAATGAAGCAGTTAAGATATATTCCGGTGATAAGCCTGTTGAGTTATTTGTTCAGAAGCTTGAAGGTAATCTTAGGAAGTTGAATACCATCTTCGAAGAAATAAAAAATGTTTTCGAAACAGCGGGGGTTGAAAACTTTGAGAAATTACCCGAAGATTTTACAGCGAGAGGAAAATTCGCTTCCTTGTTTAAAGGCTTCAATGAATACTTGGAAGCCTCGCGAATTCAAGGCTTCAAATGGGAGAGAAGGGACTATGATTTCTCTCATGGACAAGGAAAACCAAAAACATCAGTTGTAATGAAGTTTGATGAAACAGATTATCTGATATTAGCTTTACGCTACAAGGAGCTATTTAGCGGCGGTGGCAGCGGTGGAGAAAGCGAAGTTCCATTTGAAGTGGAAGGATATCTTACAGAAATTGATACGGGTGTAATTGATACTAATTACATGAATTCACGTTTTCAAAAATATCTTCGCTTGATTAATCAAACAGGAGTTACAAAACAAGCTATTGAAGATGCGTTAAATGATCTTCACACAACATTTTCAACATTGACGCAAGAAGAGCAAAAGTATGCGAATATTTTCATGTATGATGTTCAAAGTGGAAACATTGTCGTAGAAACTGGTAAGACACTTAAGGATTATATTATTGAGTATCGTGCAAAAGCAGAAAACGATCAGATTCATAAATTTGCTGAATTACTAGGTCTTAATGAAGCAGAATTGCGGAAAATGATGAGCCTTAAAATCACAGAGTCCAATATCAATGAATATAATCGGTTTGATAACTTGAAAAAAACTGTTGTTAAAGAGAGAGCTAGGTCTTATTTTGAAAAAATTAGTGGAAAGTCAATAAAGCCATATCAGGTCAATATACGTATTGATGAGTTTTTACGCAAATTCTTACTAGAAGGTGGATTTGAAATAGAGACAGTAGATGAAAATCTCGAATACAACACTCTAGATGATAAAACAGGAATTAGGTATTGA